GTTTCAATACCTATTTTCAAAATGtagcaaaaaatgaaaatccCAAGTTGAAAAATAACTTAGAAACCCTTCAAACCTGTTAGTTGCTTCTAATTAAAGCTCAAATAAACATTGCATAGAAAAAAACAAGTAGAATAACCGGAAAATAACCTTAATATAGCTTTGATGGAAGAGACTTAGTCttctacaacaaaataaaagatcAAATAACAACGATATCAAAGCTAAGGCCTTTTTGGGCAATAGCCATTGAACTTATTTAGAACAacaaaggaaaagatcaaataaCAACCATATTAAAGCAGCTAGTCCATTTTTCAGGCAAGAACTATATCTATATGCTTTAAAGGGTTTTCAACGTCACCTCCACCACCATGTTTGACAAATTCAGCTGGGGTCAGAAAACTAGCATGACAAGCACAAACTATCTTTAGATCTTCTCTCCTCACAGACGAGTATAATAAGTATCCTTTAGTCTTCTTTCCATTTGGTCCATCATAAAAAACACAAGGCATGGAGTGCAAGAACTTCCTCAGCTTCTCTCCAACTTCTTTAGCACTTTCCCCTGACAACATCCGTGATTTCTCATTAGTAATTTTGAGAAACTTGAAAAAGCTAATTGTTATCATTTTTCGTGAACTtacacttattttttaattaagtaaataaaaagtGCTTCAATGAAagaataaaaaggaagaaattttTTATACATCCATTAGGTGGTTGTTGGGATTCAAGCTGAGTCAAATTTGAAGCAACACTTCTTTGTGATCCACTTGATCCACCTGAAAACAACAAAGAAGAATTTTCATTTGTTATTGATGATGAATGGTtcaatatcttcaatttttaaGAGTTGAACTCTCAAATTACCGATCAACCCTAAATTCAGCTCCACATTCCTCaagttttctctattttcttcaGTTTTCTCCATATTagcaaaatctaaaaaatagagagttattaaatttcaaactaaaaaattataaaatggaCATAGAGAAACTCCATAAAAGTTTCAGGGTGGAGAAACCATTAGGCCATGGGAGattataaagaagaaaattccAAGGTGTGAAGGTAGAAAAAATATGAAGGGGTATTCCATTTCTGTGGGTTAAGTGAAATGAGAAAATACCATGACCCACGTGATTTAGAAATGACTTTGGAAATTGCTCCCAAAAAGTAACTGATCAAAAGTGACACATGTTATTTGtgaattcatttatttataaaaaaaatttaccactttaaaaagaggaaaaggttaattaaatgtatttttctactttattttattggataaatttattaaatgttatattatctaattatttttactttcgGCATTAATAATCTAAATAAGGTAAACAacataaatctcactagttAAGAATTTAATTATGTGCTTTTTCgtgagttttttttaaagtatagtTCGTGCAAAATTTTGGTCCCAATATACATGTATTTCGGATAAATGGGGTTCACAATTagttgtaatttattttagatatattatatcCAAGTGTATTCGCAAGGATCTGACTCTCTCACCTGCCTCTTTCCCGATCTGTATTACACAATGTATCTGAgagcaaaaatatatgtatctaggTGTATCTAATTTGAATctgatattaaattattaattagtaagaCAGTGTGTACTTATTTCAAACTATAAGGAGAATACTTAGTTAATAAGGTATGAATGTTTGTGCAATTATGTCTTTTTTCAACTTAATACGATCCCTCTAGTCTAGTTAAGTGAATTGTTGGCATACgacacattttaaaaaatagtttagtaCATAACTAATTAAAATGCTACTTTCCACTATTATTATTTAGACCATATATTTTCGAACTATTCTCCTATAAAATGTATTAGTTAAGAGCCTCATTAAATGAaggataaatatgaaaaatgtcCCAACAATTCTcttaaactttgaacaattcacttattttaaataatgaaaaaattctcaacaattcacttaataaagattagagaaaataataaatatatcttgTTTAACAAATTCTCATAAATTGGCCACAATGATTTTGTGTTAATGGTGTTGGAGTTAATGAGTTTAAGGGTTTCTGAATTAGGATTGCTTGCTAAACTTGAAAAATAATGTgttaaaagttattttatttatattttaggattaaataatttaaaatattcttacTTAAATTTTCAAGTTACGTATTTAAATCCAActtaaattctttttatttgatttagaGATTAAGAGgcggaggaagaagaggaacgTATCAAAAGATCAAGTGGAATTGCTTGACTACTTTCAGAGCTTAGGAGATGGAGAAGACTAGGTAAATAAAGGacaatggggattgaggatagTAATAGGGATATGCTAATAATAGTGAAAACTAGTTGCATTAGAGAAGTACCTAAATAAGTGTTGGGTACTGTTTATAGACACAAAAGGGATTGATTTGTGGAGTAAAGCGGTGGAAGGAAAATTAGTGGAAGCCAAGAAGGATCCTTATATAAATGTAACTTTTAAACACTTGTATGGagaacttcttcttttttttgcttGAAAAGGgtgtttatttaattatatatatataatatgcattCATATAAGGTCGGTTGCCTGAAGCATTACAATCAAACGGAATACTTGCTAAGTTAccaacaaaataattaaaattatccGATATTAATAGGGACAAATTCTTCCTATCAGAAGTGGCTCCCTCATTATCAGCATCGATGGTCTTCGAGACAAACAATGGTGGCGCTGTCCatttcataaaatatatgtCCTCTGTTAGTTTTACTGCTTCTTTAACTATCATATCAGCCAATTGATTCTGCTCTATGTAGCTATGGTTGATGATCTGTGGGTTCCCCAACTTCTAAAGTAACTCCCTGCATCTAAAAATTGTGTTAGTGATTTAGTCACAACCTTTATAGATAATGTTTATGATATCTGATGAGTCTGTATCAATTTGGATAGGTGAGATACATGTTATGGCTGC
The Solanum stenotomum isolate F172 chromosome 12, ASM1918654v1, whole genome shotgun sequence DNA segment above includes these coding regions:
- the LOC125848883 gene encoding ninja-family protein AFP3-like, encoding MEKTEENRENLRNVELNLSLLFSGGSSGSQRSVASNLTQLESQQPPNGWESAKEVGEKLRKFLHSMPCVFYDGPNGKKTKGYLLYSSVRREDLKIVCACHASFLTPAEFVKHGGGGDVENPLKHIDIVLA